A genome region from Coffea arabica cultivar ET-39 chromosome 7e, Coffea Arabica ET-39 HiFi, whole genome shotgun sequence includes the following:
- the LOC140011282 gene encoding uncharacterized protein — translation MLDIECFSFLNRALENDMAPILVVATNRGITTIRGTNYKSPHGIPIDFLDRLLIISTQPYTEEDKRKILDIRCQEEDVEMSEDAKRNGKIVEMEDISRVYELFYDVKRSTQYLTEFQSQYMFNEVPAAEGDEDETNAMVS, via the exons ATGCTTGACATAGAGTGCTTTTCTTTCCTAAACCGTGCTCTGGAGAATGATATGGCACCTATCTTGGTTGTTGCTACAAACAGAGGCATTACTACCATCCGTGGCACTAACTACAAATCTCCACATGGGATTCCAATTGATTTTCTTGATCGACTGCTTATAATCTCCACGCAACCGTACACTGaagaagataaaagaaaaattctgGACATCAGGTGCCAAGAGGAAGACGTAGAAATGTCCGAAGATGCAAAg AGGAACGGTAAGATTGTAGAGATGGAAGATATCAGTCGAGTGTATGAGCTGTTTTATGATGTCAAGAGATCAACTCAATACTTGACGGAATTCCAGAGCCAGTATATGTTTAATGAGGTTCCAGCAGCAGAAGGGGATGAAGATGAGACCAATGCAATGGTTTCTTGA